In the genome of Eschrichtius robustus isolate mEscRob2 chromosome 12, mEscRob2.pri, whole genome shotgun sequence, one region contains:
- the LOC137773689 gene encoding large ribosomal subunit protein uL11-like, with protein MPSKFHPNEIKVVYLRCTGREVSGTSALAPKIGPLGLSPKNTGDDITKATGDWKALRITVKLTIQNRQAQTEVVPSASALIIKGIKEPPRDRKKQKNIKHSGNITFDEIVSIA; from the coding sequence ATGCCGTCTAAGTTCCACCCCAACGAGATCAAAGTCGTGTACCTGAGGTGCACTGGTAGGGAAGTCAGTGGGACATCTGCCCTGGCCCCCAAGATCGGCCCCCTGGGTCTATCTCCAAAAAACACTGGTGATGACATCACCAAGGCAACTGGTGATTGGAAGGCTCTGAGGATTACAGTGAAACTGACCATTCAGAACAGACAGGCCCAGACTGAGGTGGTACCTTCTGCTTCTGCCCTGATCATCAAAGGCATCAAGGAACCaccaagagacagaaagaagcagaaaaacattAAGCACAGTGGAAACATCACTTTTGATGAGATTGTCAGCATTGCCTGA